A region of the Acidobacteriota bacterium genome:
CCATGCGCATCAGGCGGTTTTGAAATGAGTCAGGCTGGATGTCTTGTTTGATCTGACGGAGTTCATTTTCCAGAAGAGCGAACCTGCCGCGCAAATCAACATACATGTCCCGCTGCATCTTGAGCATCTCACGTTGCAATTGGGTAAGCACATCTAATTTAGCATTGATTTCGTTGACCGTTGTCTGCAACACGGCTTGTCCCGTTTCGAGTGAGGCCAGGCGCGCTTCAAGCGAAGGTGGTGGATGTTGTTGGGTTGTTTCGTTCTCAAGTGGATCGGTCATAGCGATTACCTCATCGGCATCATACGGAGAATTTATGAGCCTCGTCAATGTTCACAAACAGACACGCTCCAATTTGGTAAGCGTGACGGTTGCCGAAGACCCAAGCTTGGCTGACAAGATCGAAGAACTGGATCGCCAATCCTGGCCGCCATATTTACTGCAAGCGCACAAACCGTTTGAGTCAGCTTTTAATGTTACTTGGCTTGCCATTTACGACTATTGGCCTGAGTGCCAGTTTGGATTATTTGATAAGACGACCGGCGAGTTAGTAGCTTGGGGTAACTCAGCGCCGCTTGCCTGGACACAACGCACAGATGACCTGCCTAACACCGGATGGGATTGGGCGATGCACCAGGCTTTTCTCGGTAACATAAACAAGGTAACACCTAATGCCTTGGCCGCTCTTGGAATTTCAGTCAGACAAGCCGCTCGCAATCAAGGCATAAGCGCAGCGGCAATAGCGACGATGAAACAAATAGCCAGAAGGCTGGGTTGTGATTCCTTGATTGCGCCTGTACGCCCGAGCCTAAAGAGTCTTTACCCTTTAACTCCGATAACTGAATACCTAACTTGGCAAGACGACACAGGTCTTCCGTTTGATCCGTGGTTGCGCACACATCTGCGATTGGGCGCAACGATCATCAAAGCTTGCCCGCAATCTATGAGACTTACAGGCAAGGTTGCAGATTGGGAAAAATGGACTGGCCTGAAGTTTCCGGCCAGCCAGCATTACGTCGTTCCACAAATGCTAAGTACCTTAAAAATAGATCGTGAGAAGGACGAAGGAATTTATGTTGAGCCAAACGTTTGGATGGAGCACAAGTTATGAGCCTAGTTAATGTTCACAACGAATGGGATCCGCTCGAAGAAGTCATCGTCGGGCGCGCCGCCAACGCCCGTATCGCACGGCCCGACAAAGGCCTTTTCGCGGTCGAATACCGCGAGTATGGGCAAGCCGAAAACATCCCGTCCGGCCCCTACCCGCAGCGCGTCATCGAAGAAACCGAAGAAGACCTCGCCGTCTTGATCGAGACGTTTCAAAGGCTCGGCGTAACGGTGCGCCGCCCCGAAATCCGGGAGCACGCGCAACCATTCAGCACGCCCGATTGGGCGAGCGATGGGCAATACAACTATTGCCCGCGCGATCTGTTTGTGGCGGTTGGGCAAACGCTGATCGAAGCGCCGATGACCTTGCGCGCGCGGCAATTGGAAACACTCTCGTTCAAACCCATCCTGCTCGATTACCTGCGTTCGGGCAGCCGCTGGATCAGCGCGCCCAAGCCGCGTTTGGCGGATGAAATGTACAACGCGACCGGTCAGGGCTTGGCAATTCGTGAACACGAGCCGGTGTTTGACGCGGCGAATGTGCTGCGCGTGGGGCGCGACTTGCTCTATCTGGTTTCCGACAGCGGCAATCGTTGCGGCGCGCATTGGTTGCAAACCTGCGTTGGCACGGATTATCGCGTGCGCGCTTATGACAACGTATACACCGGCACGCACGTAGACACGACCATCACACTGGTGCGGCCCGGCTTGGTCGTGGTCAATGCCGCGCGCGTCGGGCCACGCAATTTGCCAGAGCTGTTCCGCGACTGGGAAGTGATTTACCTGGAGGCGGTGACGGACATCGGCTACACGGGGACGGCGTATGCGTCGGTCTGGATCGGCCTGAATTTCATGATGGTCAACCCGGAGACGGCCATTGTTGACGCGCGGCAAACGGCGTTGCGGCGGGAACTGGAAAAACGCGGCGTGGCGATCATCCCCTTGCAATTGCGGCACGCGCGCACGCTGGGTGGCGGCTTTCATTGCGTGACATTGGATGTGCGCAGGCGCGGCGGATTGGAAACGTATTGTCAGCAGCGCGGAAACGAACCCCTTCTTGTTTAGTGGACAAGCAAATCAGCGCGGTCTTTCCCTCTGCGCGTCAAGCCTATATCATGCGCGCGATGACAAGCACCTCCGCACAACTGGCCCCAATCGGCTCGCAACGTTTTATTGATTTGGTGGCGTTGGACTATCACCGTCTCGTGGCGGAACGTTTGCGAACCGACCCCGACAAAGTCTTGCGTGAGGCCCGCGAGAACTTGTGGCGTTGGCTGCCGGTTCACGCAGGCAGTGGTTCAGAATTGGCGCTGTTGGAATGGCAGCAACTGCTTGACACCAAAACCGTACCGGAACTCATTGCCATCATTCTGGAAGATTCTGATGAAGGGCAGCGGTTACGCTCTTCGACGCCTTTTGCCGGCTTGCTTTCGTTGGAAGAAAGTCGCGCACTCTGGAAACGCCATGCGGAAGCCAGCCTTTATTGAACTGATTCAGCAAGTCAGAGCTATCACCGGCACAGTTGAGTTGGTCATTGTCGGCTCGCATTGTTTGTATGCCGTAACAGAACAAGTGCCGGAGGTGGTAGCACGATCAGTCGAAGCGGATTTTTTGCTCGGTCCGTACAGCTTGGAATTGATGATACAGGTCAATGCCGACCTTGGTGTTGCCAGTCCTTATTTCAAGGAATACGGCAATTATGCCGATGCTTTAGGTCTGGCAAGTGTGACCTTGCTGCCGGGCTGGGAAACACGATTGCAACCGTTGGCGGATGGCGACGGCCAAATCATCGCCCGTTGCCTTGAGCTTTACGATGTCGCCGTCAGCAAGCTGATGGCAGGACGTGATAAAGACTGGGCTTTCCTGTCGTACTT
Encoded here:
- a CDS encoding GNAT family N-acetyltransferase, whose translation is MSLVNVHKQTRSNLVSVTVAEDPSLADKIEELDRQSWPPYLLQAHKPFESAFNVTWLAIYDYWPECQFGLFDKTTGELVAWGNSAPLAWTQRTDDLPNTGWDWAMHQAFLGNINKVTPNALAALGISVRQAARNQGISAAAIATMKQIARRLGCDSLIAPVRPSLKSLYPLTPITEYLTWQDDTGLPFDPWLRTHLRLGATIIKACPQSMRLTGKVADWEKWTGLKFPASQHYVVPQMLSTLKIDREKDEGIYVEPNVWMEHKL
- a CDS encoding inosamine-phosphate amidinotransferase 1 — protein: MSLVNVHNEWDPLEEVIVGRAANARIARPDKGLFAVEYREYGQAENIPSGPYPQRVIEETEEDLAVLIETFQRLGVTVRRPEIREHAQPFSTPDWASDGQYNYCPRDLFVAVGQTLIEAPMTLRARQLETLSFKPILLDYLRSGSRWISAPKPRLADEMYNATGQGLAIREHEPVFDAANVLRVGRDLLYLVSDSGNRCGAHWLQTCVGTDYRVRAYDNVYTGTHVDTTITLVRPGLVVVNAARVGPRNLPELFRDWEVIYLEAVTDIGYTGTAYASVWIGLNFMMVNPETAIVDARQTALRRELEKRGVAIIPLQLRHARTLGGGFHCVTLDVRRRGGLETYCQQRGNEPLLV